The window AGGCAGTTCCTTCTTGAGTGCAATGAGGACTCCTCCTCCCCTTTGGCCAATTCTGTCTATACAGAGCACTGTATATCTCTCCTCTAGGAGCTCTGAGTTAAATATGTTCTCATTTAACCATGTCTCGCTAAATGCAATTACATCATAACATTCCGATAAAGTTGCTGTATATAATGCATTTGTTTCGGTTCTTAATCCACGTACATTCTGATAGTAGATTGTCAACTGCCTTGATGTAGTTAGGTTACTTTGAGAGGGTCCTCCTATTGTTCTGGTGGCACCCTTCTCTTGGTGAAAAACCGAGCTCAAAACAGCTCCGTTTGGCCAAACTTCTTTGTTCCAGGCTTTCCGAAAGTTCTCTTGATTGATAGTCACCTTAAAAGAGGCATACACATCTGGGTGTTTAGACTACATTGATTCACAAGATACTTCAGGAAAATAAAGCATAAtatatgacaataaagcataataTATTGACGGACTATAAGGGCAAGCAtctatttatatgtttttttttatatagatccAAACACTAAAGTCTGGAATTTCCACATAAATGATTATGACAGTGTCCTTTCCAAAGTAGGTAACCTAAAAACTGAAACTGTAGTGTTAAACCCTTTACCGAAGTTTGTACTTAATGCTGTAAAATCCTCGACAACCTCCTTTGAACTAGACACATCAAAAATGGATGAAACCCTTGTGCAAACGTTACTGCCCTTCCAAATGGATGGATTAAGGTGCCAATAAttgtcaataaattattattaatagtataatCATAATTCTTTTATTCAGTTTCGGGGTTCAAAATGGAGGAAGATGTCTTATTGCAGACGATATGGGCCTAGGTAAAACCTTTCAGGCTTTGGCCATAATGGATTATTACAAGGAAGATTGGCCACTGTTAATTGTAACAACCGCATCTATGGGGTAATAAGGCCCCGTTAGGCCAATGAActttaaattctaatattatcagtttttttttcaggaggGCATGGGAACAAACAATAATCCAATATCTGCCATCTGTTCCGGTCCTAGAGATCCAAACCAAGTCCGAATCGATCCAAAAGCCCAAAGTAGTAATCGTCAGTCATGATGGGATGTCTCGCAACTGTGATAgcttaatagcaaaaaaattcGGCTGCATTATAATTGACGAgtctcataatttaaaaaattttaaaacaaaaatgacccAAGCTGctcaaaaattatgtaaaaccaTTAAGAGGGTGGTTTTGCTTAGCGGTACCCCAGCATTATCCAGACCGGCTGAACTATACTCGCAACTCAGCTTGCTGGACGATAAGTTCTTCGGCTCGTTCTTCGGATATGCCAAGAGATATTGTGATTTGAAACAGTCCAACTTTGGTATGGATTCATCTGGGAAATCGAACTTGCAGGAGCTCGAAATTGTGCTCAAGAGTAAATTTATGATCCGGAGAAGAAAGGAGGATGTCTTAGGAGCTTTGCCCAATAAAACTTTGAAAGTCATCAAGCTGGACGCTGGCTTGAACGATTTGGAGGAGGAGGAGAAGAAGCATTTGGACATGCTGTCCAGTCAGTTTGTTAATACGAAAAAGTCGGCGGAAAAGCGGGCCATTCtgttgacattttttaatgagACTGCTAAAATTAAGATTCCTGCTGTTTGGTAAGTCTATTATAGTTTTTCATTTCAAAGCAATAGTGTTATCAGTGGCGGATCTAGAAGTCAGTGGGCCCCCTGGCAATATATATTTTGGGGCCCCTAACCTCTtcctcagaaaaaaaataactttcctCTAACTCTAACCTTATTtgatagatttttttgtaggttaaaataaaatttgtttttttttaagtattttatatttaaacaaaaaacaaaaacaaaaaaaaatgaattataatgAACGAAAACTGTAATACTGtaatggaaatagaaacaaaaatgaaaactaaaaaatagaaataatctAACAAAACTTAATTAGGCAATATTGGTCTTTTCCTGGCTTACGGAGAAAAAATTCAACACCGTAATGAAAATAGGAACAAAAAAGAGAACtaagaaatagaaataaattgaCAAAACTAAATTAGACAATATTGCTATTTTCCCAGGTAGCGaacaaaaactttattattttataaaatttacgaaaatagaaacaaaaacgAAAACTAAGAACTAAAAATAATCTAACAAAACTAATTTACAATATTGGTTCTTTCTTGACTTACAAACAAAAACTTCAGTACAAACCAAACTGAGATCTGTTAAATACAAttcaacaaacaaaaataatttaggcTATATTGGTCTTTTTCTAACTTTGGCGTTTGCAAATTGAtcaattaaatcttttaaatccAATTTTGAGGCAACACTatgttcaatatttaaaatcgATAAATATCTCAAACGCTCTTCACTTATTGTTATTCTCATgcaattttttatcatttttaatttattaaatgatctCTTCAAATTGGAGACTGTAACAGGTaatgtaaaaaacaataaaaatacagtaTAAACCTCGGAAAAATCAACTTCCATACATgaataattctttaaaacaatttcaaaaaattgtcttattgacgtatttttttgaatatgggGCTTAAGCACTTCACGGAACATATCGAATTGATTAATAAGAGTAAGTTTTTAGCTAAAACCAGAGTTACACGAAATAATCTTTCTAAAACAAGTTTCCAAAATGAAACCTCATACTTCGTTTTCTCTTCTAAGTCTTTATCattagtttgatttttttttccataattcaTATACACTAGACGCCTCAATatgtaaaattgtattactgTGTTCAGTTATCCTGGAAGAAAGATGTTTCCAGTCTCTTAAGCCACTTCGCCATTGGTTGGTACTTTTTGAAAACAACCAACAAGGCAACCAAACTCGAGGTGGACTTCCGTATTGGGTTTTTGACCAATAATAACTCTCATTAAAGCTTCTATTTTCTTGGGAAGGCTCTTTTGAAAACGGTCCTTTGGGTTTATTTGGTGGTAGAGTAATAATAATTCGTTTGTCGGAATCCGAAAGCTCTTTATCTTTGAAATaacttaaatcatttaaaatatctgaacTTTTTGAGTAACATCCAGTGGCACTACCCTCTACCGACGGCGACGAAGGAAGAGACTCATCCgtaatatttctcaaaatatcttGCATCTCATTTGCATCAGATCTCCCAGAAGTCTTAAATATTTCAGGATTCGTATTTTTACTATTAGCATCTATTTTTTGCGCGAAAAATGACTTACTGGTACTCACCTTCCTGGCATTTTTGTTGAGTGCTTATCTGTTTAGTGGCATGCttctaaaattgatttttgtccaATCACATCTCGTATGATATAGTTTGTTAGCAACAAAATCTTGTTAAGTCTCAAGTTCTGCCGAGCTCTGATTGGTCTGATACGAGGGGACCTGTCTTTTACTGATCTTGCTTCACTGacaatataacaaatttaataaattttaaataaataaaaccaaatactATCAAAGAAAACCGAAAACgttagattaatttttattaaaatggcttttatatttactttattgcATACACTTACAATGACGTAATGACCTagttgttaagtttttttaaacgtatttagttttaataactaaaattgctaataataaaattaaaatagtctattttattatgtaatgtCTGGGGCTAGGGTAAACTGCAATTATTACAGTCAATTGGCTGCCATCTGCGCGGTGGGGgcccttttttatttcaaagtcAAATTTCTacattttaataacttttaattttataaacggGTCCGGGTATTGTGTATCGTACaatgtacaataaaaataaatacatatgtcatttcttaaaattaaactaaaactgTGGTCAGttacattttctaataattatttacttttataattattttctaaatatgcaaatagatttttttttttaatttttaaccccGCACATGGGACCCCTTGAAGCCCGGGGCCCCCGGGCAACGCACCGAACTACCCGACGATATGTCCGCCCCTGTTTGTTATAAGATCCGTAAAATCATGTTTCATTTTTGATGTGacatttggaatattcttatgaaataatgataaaaaagcAACTATGGAATTATGTCGCTTTGGGGTTAAATCAGTCCAAGCAatatagttttgaaaataattaaattttaaattcaaattaaaatatacttattaaaTCATAGTGAATTAAATACTTTCGCGGACCAGAGATGGtcgaatatcttaaaaactgctTGGACTTTTCTGATGAAAACAAAGAGCATcatattaagaaaacatttctgTACAAATATTGTTTTGGAGCCAAATCAATCCAATGGAGTAGGGTTCGAAAACTATGGTTTAACCACAGTTTTTGAACTCAACtgttaaagtccagttcagagatctattagaatctttgatgtgccgcgaatagtccgtgtgccggtgttgcttgtattgccACATGGCAGATAATAGTGTAGTAATAGAGTTcgtcttcaaattttatgtatttcctttttttttggtattgaggtttatttttatttggtggttattattaacggggattttggctgccacattcaatgtccttttattattgttattttttttaatttatacatattatgatatattattataataacttactCATGAAAGTACCTCTAATTTAGTACCAAAATCTTTTGATAAAacgtaattatgtagtcagaaaagtggaagtatatttttttaaataaacttttacattaaaaactatcttgctgtctatatcttatgtGTGTAAAAGATACAAGTTtcacttataataaaaaaacacacactttGCATCTTGAAtgtattacttattaatttgtttgcctcatattcaGTTATTAtgcataataggagagattagatgaaaattaacaaaaataaatgcttatactaaaaactaaaaatcttatacaaaaccctacattttaagtatactggatccaaaaattacagtgaggatactaaatacttttacaaatttaaccACTCATTTGAATCTGACCCAgagttaatataa is drawn from Anthonomus grandis grandis chromosome 1, icAntGran1.3, whole genome shotgun sequence and contains these coding sequences:
- the LOC126744705 gene encoding SWI/SNF-related matrix-associated actin-dependent regulator of chromatin subfamily A-like protein 1, coding for MSCSAAEIERKRLEALQRLNKNKQSPLKQTSASAAPRTPHGDQPNGLKAPTAFPRSPLAAAKPYDRSNFGNKYKTTVDFYGISKKVEVTLALISSTRFCVKTSTFSAAVIDVLKSIPSRNYDPNTKVWNFHINDYDSVLSKVGNLKTETVVLNPLPKFVLNAVKSSTTSFELDTSKMDETLVQTLLPFQMDGLSFGVQNGGRCLIADDMGLGKTFQALAIMDYYKEDWPLLIVTTASMGRAWEQTIIQYLPSVPVLEIQTKSESIQKPKVVIVSHDGMSRNCDSLIAKKFGCIIIDESHNLKNFKTKMTQAAQKLCKTIKRVVLLSGTPALSRPAELYSQLSLLDDKFFGSFFGYAKRYCDLKQSNFGMDSSGKSNLQELEIVLKSKFMIRRRKEDVLGALPNKTLKVIKLDAGLNDLEEEEKKHLDMLSSQFVNTKKSAEKRAILLTFFNETAKIKIPAVCAHIKKIVETKKKFLVFAHHLVMLDALEKLLNRMNCQYVRIDGQTSSTHRNNLVERFQTDEHCYGALLSITATNAGITLTAAELVVFAELHWNPSILSQAEARAHRIGQEKQVSIEYLLADGTSDDHIWPLLQEKQSILKEMGLTKETFSSAEHSAPKRETNPKITGFLQISNHKTDDNDDDDGIFDDGLDDVLCNIDF